One window from the genome of bacterium encodes:
- a CDS encoding putative Ig domain-containing protein — translation MHTHTTSLFSFVLSFVLLLLTGATAAAQSTVEVTPEVSTVSPGSTVTINIKVNNVSDLHTVVVGVAFDKNIVSFVGTSVGSFLKSNEQGYSVFYYEKLMPTTDPDSIRVDQAILGKAAVEGSGEVFSVTFKALREGTSAIRVQNIELRNSPNYIIDASPLHGTIVVGESSNRSPEITSEPEDRAVVGEQYSYRIQAQDPDGDQLEYSLIEGPAFLSFDAASGTISGTPAATGRHDVVMRASDGKGGTATQSFKLAVFHTTHPPTIPVQISPANGIRLDSIGVTLHWSTCTDDNPTDIVTYIVRLKSSNMDTVITGLPTNELVLDSDVFEFSRLYTWTVSATDGYDTVSTQASYTFRTPSPTPVEDLSSSLPADVELHQNFPNPFRSKTQINFSLQHSAVARLEVFDLSGRRLATLTHASFMQGAHRVEWDGRDDQGKAVPAGTYLAVLTTPHVQKTVSMLLLH, via the coding sequence ATGCACACACACACAACATCACTGTTCAGCTTTGTTCTTTCATTCGTCTTGCTTCTCCTGACGGGGGCAACAGCGGCGGCACAGTCCACCGTGGAGGTTACTCCCGAAGTAAGTACTGTATCACCTGGTTCAACGGTCACGATCAACATCAAGGTGAACAACGTTTCCGATCTGCACACGGTGGTCGTAGGCGTCGCATTCGACAAAAATATTGTCAGCTTTGTGGGGACATCCGTTGGGAGTTTTCTGAAATCGAATGAGCAAGGTTATTCGGTGTTTTACTACGAGAAGCTGATGCCAACCACAGATCCGGATTCCATCCGCGTTGATCAGGCGATCCTTGGGAAGGCGGCAGTAGAAGGTTCAGGTGAAGTATTCTCTGTAACGTTTAAAGCACTTCGTGAAGGAACAAGTGCCATTCGTGTCCAGAATATCGAGCTTCGGAACTCTCCCAACTACATTATTGATGCATCCCCCTTGCATGGCACTATCGTTGTTGGAGAAAGCAGCAACCGGAGTCCGGAAATCACTTCCGAGCCAGAAGACCGTGCTGTAGTTGGAGAGCAATACAGCTATCGAATCCAGGCACAGGATCCCGATGGTGATCAACTTGAATACAGTCTCATTGAAGGTCCGGCATTTCTCAGCTTCGATGCGGCAAGTGGGACTATCAGCGGTACTCCCGCAGCCACGGGTCGACATGATGTTGTCATGCGTGCGAGTGACGGGAAAGGGGGAACCGCGACTCAGTCATTCAAGCTTGCGGTGTTTCACACAACACACCCACCGACAATACCTGTGCAGATCAGTCCAGCAAATGGAATACGGCTCGATTCGATAGGAGTGACGCTGCACTGGAGTACCTGCACAGATGACAATCCAACCGACATCGTCACTTACATTGTGCGATTGAAATCCTCTAACATGGACACGGTGATCACAGGGTTACCGACAAACGAACTCGTCCTTGACAGTGATGTGTTCGAGTTCAGCCGCCTGTACACATGGACGGTTTCGGCCACGGACGGATACGACACTGTGAGTACGCAAGCATCCTATACGTTCAGAACTCCATCACCAACTCCGGTTGAGGATCTCTCCTCGTCGCTTCCGGCTGATGTCGAGTTGCATCAGAATTTCCCGAATCCATTCCGAAGCAAAACGCAGATCAATTTTTCCCTGCAACACAGCGCCGTAGCACGGCTTGAAGTATTTGATCTGAGCGGCCGCAGACTGGCCACGCTAACACACGCTTCCTTCATGCAAGGGGCGCATCGTGTCGAATGGGATGGGCGTGATGATCAGGGCAAGGCAGTGCCAGCAGGTACTTATCTGGCGGTACTGACCACGCCGCACGTGCAGAAAACCGTCAGTA